The DNA segment ttgaagggcctgtccaacccaaaccattctatgatttacaggTCTGGGCCTTTTGAAATCAGTGCTGATCTTGAAGACTCCATGGAATTTGTGgatcccagtgctgctgctgaaacgGATGAGAGCGGAGATGAGCACGTCAGTGATGAAGAGACAGACCTAGGGACAGACTGGGAGAACCTGCCAAGCCCCAGGTTCTGCGATATCCCCTCTCAGCAGGTGGAGatgctgcagagccagagcaCACAGGCGTCCCAGCCCATCGctagcagcagtgctggtggaatgatctcctctgctgctgcctcagtgACCTCGTGGCTGAAGGCGTACACCGGACATCGCTAACGAGCGTGGGAAAAGGATCATAGGATTTGTGGATGGAATCCCTCCCTGACAATGCTGTAGTAAACCTTTACATATTCAGTTAAGTAGTGCCTGGAACAAAGAAAAGGTCAGACTTTCGTTTTGTAAACCAGACAAACGTTTTTATTTACCCAAGATGACTGTGACAGTACCGTTTTGTAAATTAGCTAGCTACGTTCTTCTGATGGATTCTCTGAAGGCACTTTGTGTCCTGGTTCTGGCTGCATTGCGGAGTGCCAGGGAGAAGGGACCCGGCAGCCTCCAGCTCTACTTTCTGAAGAAGAAACAGGGTTTGGGAGTGTCTGGATCTGGATGAGCACAGAGGGAAGGCTGCTGAGTGTGCAGCATGTGGACACTGGTGCAAACGCAGCTCATATTTTCTTAACTCCTTaacagggttttttgttttgtgtgtgttttaaatCTTGTCTTGCATACTGCAAAAATGTGTATTTCtaaatttttttcattcagGACATGAAAATTATGCATTTTTAACATGTTTTCTAATCTCCGTTGCCatatttttaatacaaagaATCAGCATGGACAGGAATTCAGGCAGCAGATTTGCTCTTGGTTTAGATTTGGTTGTGAATCTTGACCCAGTTTTGCTGTAGGAAACTAGCTTGTTTCATGCTGCTTCCACTGGTAGATAGTCTCTAAGTTCTGTGTTGTGCTGTCCAAAGCACACCAGCTGTTTTACTCTGGATATCATACACCAAAGAAACACTGGATGTTCTCTTAGCCAGACCCACCTTCAATGCTGATACAGGATTGCATTGTTGCAATAATATCCATCAGTTCCCACACCACCCTGTCACTTTTTaatattagcaaaaaaaaaaatcatttcaggCTGCTTTTAACTTAGTCACACCCTTTCTACGCTACGTGtttccaaccccctccctggaggggttcaaggccaggctcagtgaggccttgagcaacccaatctggtggaaggtgtccctgcccagaccaggggagttggaactggatgatctttaagctcccttccaacccaaaccattctgtgaatctgacACCCCGTTACGTTTTCTGTTTATGGTGGGTTTattgttttttcccctgtttacTGAATGCCAAGAAGCTGATTTGATTTTGCTGCAGAAGGGCTGACAGCGCAGCTGGCTGGCTTGTAAAACGGTGGGAGGTGGGGCGCCAACAGAAGGGGCTGGTTGACAAGTgctcctccacagcctcttGGTATGTAGCACTTAAAGATGCCTTTGCTCAGCAAGGCTTACAACGTATGGTTTACATTTTGTAGAGCTGGGACATTGTACTTCTCCACAGGCTAAATTCATGTTTTTATGCATCCTCCCAGAGGGAATGGTTCTGCTACTTTTCCCTGTGGTgacacagctcctggcaggagcATGGTGAAGCTGTAGGAAGCAATGcagaagccccattcctgccATCAGGCACTGTCCTCCTGTGTGTCTGAAGTCCCGGCTCCAGGGCTGGCTTACACAGTCACCTCATGGAGTGTTTGGGGGTGGTTTTGCTCTGTTCCTCTCTAAGCCAGCCAGCGCTGCTTCATGTCTCCACGAAGGAGGGGGTGGAAAAGGAGTTTTGGTACTTGTGCCTGCATACCCTTGTGAGCTCAACACTAGGCATACCAGCTGAGCATCATGTCTGCcagctccccctccctcttACACTGCAGCTCGCTCTTTCTGACCTTGGGGTTGGGCATCTGTTGTCAGtagtttaatttttgtttcaaacCAAAGACCCTTACTTCTACACCCTCAGTCCTACCATTCTTTCTACCCCCAGGAGTTTGGCTCATTTTTAAGAGAACGGCCACGACTCCCTTGACTACTGCAACCTGAATGGGGCCAgtgccccccagcacccccacccTCACCCTAGGGCTGGGAGGGTTTGGTCACTGCTCAGTTCACAGCACTTTACTCCCTGCAGCTATCAGATCCTTCACAGCTGAGAAACCAGCAGACACTCACCAGTACTGTATCTTGGGCTCCTGGTGTCACACAGCCCCTCTGGCTCCCCATTTATTTTGCACTGGACCCCAccatataaatattttctttattttgttgttaGTTTTTAATACACATTTCAGTCACTTTTGCTGCCTTTATGCTACTTTTGAACCCCTCAAGGTCAGGCCATGATTCAGCTTTGCACACTGTCATTGACTGActtagggaaagaaaaaccaacacacaaaaagaaaaaaacaatcaaaacacCTTTTTAAGCCATATACTTCATAATATTtttccaaaataatttatttgcaaCCATGTCATATTGTGGAAAGCCTCAAGAGTGTTAATGCCTTGGGACAGGGCTTGGTTTGTATTAGGACACAGATTGTACatgtggggggggttgtttaAAGTGTTTTGCACATTGTGTGAATCCAAACCTTGAGTGCAATCACCAGGATGGGTTTTCCAGGTTGTTTctgggggtgggcagggggggagggggtgggcagCGATATCTGTCATTGTCACAAGGGGAAGACAGTCAGCTGAGAGTTTACAGAACACTTTCAATAGAATGAATGCGGGAAATTCAGTTCAGGCTGTGACTTTATCTGTGATGGGTGATCTGGGGTGGCCCATGTGAGCTGCCAGAGGACAGCCTGATTTTGATACCAGCCTTTGGCTGAAAATCAGGTGCCTTCAAATGATCTCTGATGGGACACCAAAGGGTTGCTTGTCACCTGCAAAAACTTGGGGCCTCTCTCTGCAACTTCTGAAATAGATGTAACTAAACACAggttttgggttggtggttgttttgggtttttttctaaattttatTGTATTATTGCAATAAATCTTtaacagtaatttttttaagcTGTACATTTAGAATTGTTACttctctgtggtttgtttttgacCATGCTGGGGCAGCACCCAACGATTTCCAGCCTTCAGACCATCAGAGGGACCAGGCCTGTTTGCAGTGCGATCATACAGTGGTGGAGTAATCAATGCCCAATGCTCTtacataaaataaaagcagcccCTGTGGAGGGGGCCTGTagaacacacatacacatgtcCCTATAAGCACATAGAAATGGATAAATCTCTTCTGTAGACCTGGTTTTGAACTGGGTTTCTGCTGGATGACTTATTTCTgcaggtgctgagcctgcacGGAAAGATGCTCCTCTTCACAAAGTCATTGCAGAAGGGTGCAGGCATGAGGTGTTTTTGAAAGAGATAACCATTAAACTGAAGCATTGAGCAATGGGGACAGGAAAGGGCCACATTTGTCAGCAAGAAGCAAGCTCCACCTGCGTTATGTGGTGGCCTGGCAGGCCttggggcagcagctgcagtgtgatGGAGGAGAAACACCACCTCCCCTTTttactgttttggtttggtgtggttttttggttggttttgttttttttagtggCAGGTCTGTGGTTCAGAGGACTGAGGACCTGTGTATCCTCCATGCTGTACACtcaagagcaggagcagcctcgCTTTCCTACACACAGAGCTGGGACAGTTTGGTGCCTCAGGCACAGCCTCGCAGTCAGGGCCACGTAGGAAAGCAGCCTGTGAGCAAAGCAAGGCCTGACTCCAAGCCCCGCTCCTGGCTGCAGGTTATTCAGGTCACTTCTCCTTAAACAGTGCCAGGAGCAGGTGGTTTTGGTTTCTCAGGGTGGTTTGGGGTAAGAaatgtcagaatcacagaatagtttgggttgaagGGGACGTTCAAAGGTTGTCTAgaccagcccccctgccatcagcagggacatctgcaactagagaaGATTGCTCAGGGCCCTAAACACCCTGACCTGGAacggttccagggatggggcatctaccacctctctgggcagcctgggcctcTGTTTCACCATCCTTACACAAAGAATCTCTTCCACTTACTCTGACTCTCCCCTTTTTGGATTGAAACCAtcaccttttgtcctgtcacaacaggccctgctaaaaagttgTCTCCATCTGTCTCTTAAACCACTTattactgaaaggccacaataaagtcccctgagaagagcagccccataACACTCCCAGCCCTGTCCCTTACTCCAGAGTTGCCTGCACCAGCCAAACAacctggggaaaagaaacagcCCAGGGTGAGGCTTCTGCTCCATTCTCACCTTGCAAGAAGAGGGACTCACAGTCAGAGAATGGCAGTTTTGTGCAGGTGTGATggtgtctccaggggtgggcaggggatAGACACTGGCAGAAAGGGAACTGGGACCAACACAACTCTGATAAATCACTGCAGAGCCTTCTTACATGAAGCAGAGACACTGCAAAGTAGTGACAGCAGAAGAAGGCAGGATAGAACAAGAGCCCAACCACAagccttttttttcagtggtgtccatgCCAGAAGATACTCAGAGCTTGATGGAAACCTCAAAGCTTACAAACAGAAATATTATTTCTCCACAGGCATATCTCCAAATTCAGCTAGACACTGAAACTGCTTCCAAGCAGGGAAGACAAAGCACCCAGAACAGTTTCTAGTCCTCACTTCTTCTGAAAACTGAATTGTGTAAATCCAACACTGGACTTTTTAAACTGCCTCTTGGAAGGCAATTAAGTTCATCAGACTTTGGGTTCTCCCTCCACAGACCCTTAAGGAAACATAAATCTGCAAATTACTATTTTATGGtgaaaaggaagggggagggaaagctaaccagcagctcagcatggcCTCACTCAGAACCAACCCAATACTGGATGCAAACCATTGTTCTGTAATACAATTTttaccagcagtgctgtgcaacAACAGGGATAGTTCCAGCAAACAACGTGATCAGTGATGTAtaaaacatccccagctcctcagccagctcacagggagggtggggatgGGGTAGGCTAGAGAGCAAATTGGCTGCTGACTAGCTGCTCTAAGGAACAAAACAACTCACTGCTATTATTTTATTCTCATTTTTCCCCTTAGTCACTGAAGGTGACCAAAACCTCACACCCCcttccaaacaaaccaaccaaccaaaacacaagaaaaccaaaacaaaatgacACAAATGACCTCACTGGCCCCTTATCTTGatacaaaatattttccccTCCTGCTTCTATTTCAGCCTCCCAGAGactttccttgctgctgtcagcctggagcaggttaTCTCAAGTTTTCCAGAGTCTTGGGTGCGGGGCCGGAAAGcagcttcttccccttcttccttaACTGAAATGAAGCTGAAGGCCTTGTGATGCTGATGGCTTTGGCAAGACAACTCCTGCCAGAAAAGTTGTTTTGCTGCTGGTCTCAGTGCAGCCAAGGGAGTGGATCAAAGCCTGCACCCCGTTAGAGAATGAAGTCACCAGTTCAGAAGGGatcctgcttttcctctccctcttcacaGCCCCTTACAAGGCAGCCCCACCCTGCTTTTAGATTTCCAATTTCATTCCTCCAGGTTATCATCATGTCTGTGCGCTGCAGGGATGGctgagcagcacccagagcctggcacctaGGCTGTACAGCAGCAGGTAAAGCAGACTGGGAAAAACAAGAGCATTCCTTTGGAATCCACCAAGAACAACCTGAGCTTACCAAACTCACATTTCAGGCTGTGAGGGCTGAGTCTTCTTTCTCTGTTAATGGAGAGAATTAAAAGCATCTGCCTTCAAACCCTCTCTTCATGCTCTCCCACGTGAGTCACTTGCACGATCCCACTGTGGTTTCAGGCACACACAGGCGAAGCAGAGGGAGGTGGGTGGctcagcagacagcagctcttCCCACCCATCTGCACCTTGCAGATCTTGCACTGAGGGTTAGAGAACAGGATGAACCAGGTTCACAGATGCCCCATCCAGGCATGGCTCCCACAGAGCCCTCACCCTGTCCCAGGTGCTACCCTGGAGTTTGCAGGGCAGAAGGCAATCCATGGTGAGCCCATGGGAAGGTGGCACCAGCTCTTCTTGCATTGGGTCAAAGATTTcatcagcttcagctgcagtgaTGAGGGCCCAGAGTCCACCATTGTCctgagaaggagcagagaaacaATGGTGCCAAGCATGGGGAAGGGATGCAAGGGATGGAAAGGCACAACTGCTGCACTCCATTGGGCTCCAGGCAAAATGGCTCCTGCTCCATTCTGTTCCCAGGAAGTGAAtacagttgctgggctgtccaGGGTACATTCCCAGACTTCCACACTGGGTACAGGAAAGGCTGTAACTGGAGACTGGAATGCAACACTGCAGGAAAGAAGTGTATTCcaagaaatactggaacagatgCCACACTCAACTCCCAGTCAAGAGTTCGAGGAATTGCTGCTCATCTGCACTCCTGACACAAATGTTCTCAACTCCCCTCTGAAAGCACCAACTCACACCTCAGAGAGAAAATGCCAGAGGCCGtagcagagcaaagcaatgcAAGAATTACTCTTACAAGGGAAGAATTCCATACACAGCAGACCACAAAGCTTCCAGCACATCACCGAGCCAAGGCAATTCCACTTTCATCCTGCTGGACCTATGCTCCATCCTCAAGCACACAGGGCATCAGCGAGGAGCTGAGAAGCCAGACTCAGACCACAGAGTCCCCACGTTTGCCAGTTTTACACACCCAGCATCAGCTTTTTAACGAGCTTCTGCTGCACATACGGGTgatgggaggggaaggaaaagctggAATTTGGGAATGTTACAGCAGTGAGTTCTCCAAGTAATAAGGGTTTGCGGGCAGGGGGCATTGTTTCTTTCTCAGTTAGAGTAGTTTTCTACCGGCAGAACACTGCATGCCTGCACTGTATCAGAGCACCAAGCTCCTGCCACACGTTTGACAGTACTTTTGTTTGGGGGCAAAAATTTTTTACAAGAGAAAGGCTGGTAAGGCTGATTTAGAatgcacaatttttttttatttaagtagaaaaaaaaaaaagaaaaagaagcagacaaCATGGGTAAGGTAGACAAGAACTTTTTATATTCTGACTATACAataatattccttttttttcttttttaatctgctGCCACACTAACTACAATGGATCTGTTCTAGTCTAATTTTAAGGTTGTCCAGTTAAGTTGTCTGAAGAGTCTTTAAACAAGTTGCCCTTTACCTATTTAGAGTTTCTTCTCAGAAACATTCATATATTATACAGGATATACAGATTTTTGAAACAAGACActtaaaaacacacacaactaTAGCTGCAACACTATCATAGCTGCATTGTAGTGATTACCTtgttcagccagctgcagaCTCTGTATGTACAATTAGTTTTTTATAGTGTTATTTACACAGAGATGGACTAAAAGCTATCTTTAAATCTAAAAGGTAAAGGCTCTTGTGTTTAAGTATGTGCAGTTTCATAGccctgtgaaaaaaagaaagaacaaacaaaaaagccaaacaaaaataaaccaaaacaacaaaaaccacaacaattATATACATTGTAAACAGCACAAGGCATGAGAATCCTCCTCCTACCCCCAAACACTCGAGCAGGAAAGTGTATGTGCACTAATATTCCTCTTCCacttcagctcctgctcctttGCTCTTCTTATGGATAGCACGGTTAAAGCTGTGGCAGGCAGGAACCCAATGATTGTCATGAAGACCCAGCTTACAGCCTGGGATGCCCTTCTGAGAGCGGTGACAGCACATCCAGTAGCCAGGCCCGTAGGGTAAAGCTTGGCAGTAGGGTTTGGGATGCCAGCGGCACAGGGACACGTCCCCCTTCACGTACTTCTTCTTGCACTGCTTGCAGGGGTCTTCTCTGTAGCGGGGATCGCGGACCCAGCGCGAGTCTGCTGGCCTGATGTTGTAGTACTCAATGATGAATTTGAAGTAGTAGCAAGTGCATTTTAGGGCAACCAGACTCCTAGTAGGAAGCAATCCAAAGATCTTCACTATGATGTGGTGAGGCAAGAAGGCCATATACTGCTGAGGCTCCAAAAGCTGCTGTATTTTAAACCTGGTTTCCAGAAAGTCATGTGAAACCTGCCGTTTCAAGCAGGAGGCATCAAGTACTTGTAAAGCCCCTTCTGTTGGAGGGATGGCAAGGGCAGATGGCTCTGTAGGGACACCACTGCTGACACACGGTCTGTCAGATACCAAAGCATCCCCATCCTCATTTTGGGCTACTTTTCCTGACTTTTCTTGGGTACTTTCCCTTAGCAGCTGTTGGTCATGAGAGGCAGGctggtcagcctggaggaaaaacagcctccctgggagtgGGTCTTCACTGGAGCTGGAGTTAGAGAGCTTATCCTTCCTGCATCCCTTCTCGGTTTTGGTGACCGATATACTAATGCACAGGGGCTCCTTCCTAGCAGGATGCAGACTCTGCTTTGGGAAAAGGACAGGCTCTTTCGACATACAATCAACAGTCGTGTTCTTGTTCTGCAAGGAACCTGGTGccaacccagcagctgctggacaggCAGGTGGCAGAGGTCTGGGAGTCTCGATGTGTGTTTCAGAATCACTCCTGCCACTGGTCATCGCCAGCACTGCATGAGCAAGTCCTGCACTCACATTCCCCACCCGAGGATCCAGCCCAGAAGAAAAAGGCTGCCGAGGAGAGGCAGCACCATCCCACAACTCACTATTACCCAGAGGACCACACTGTCCTCTGTATCCAGCCTCGGCTACCCCTGCCTCCTCCAAGCCATCCCCTGGAGCCAGGTCccctgaggagaccttccccacctccccctcaggctgtgtgCCGTTGGCCAGGAGCACCCTCCCGACGTTCCTACGGAAGCTGTTATTCCGTGAGAGGCTCCCGGCCTCCCGCTCGCTCTGACGCTTCAGGCACTCCGACTCCAGCTTAGCCACCATATCCAGCACTCGCACAGgctcactctgctgctgctcgcTAGTGCCACAGGGTCCCCTCTCCACATATACCTCACATGCCCCAGGGGCAGAGAAGGGGTCTGAGCTGGGCAGCACAGCTTTGGGCTGAGCGTTCAGCCTCGTGGTAGAAGCAGGTGTGCAGGTTTTAGCACAGTCCACCAATAAAGCACTTGCTCGTTGCTCCAGGAAGGCTACCATCTCTATCACCGAGAGGGACCGGCCCGGGAACACACCCTCACTGCTCTCATTCACATAATGCACCGAGCAGTGCTCGATGCCACAGGCAAAAGGCTCTGGCTGAGCACACCGCGAGTTCACCTCCCTCATTCTTTCCAGTTGTATTTTGGCTTTTTTAAGATCTACCGATTTTTTCCTGCGCTTGGCCGTCCTCCCGTCGATGTCCCACGTGCTCTTGATCTTCATGGAGCCCAGCCGGTTGCTGCCACTGCACTGCTGCGCAGCAAAGAAGGCAATCTTCTCCTTTGTGTTTCCAGGTTTCACTACAGCCCAGACATCTAAAggcccttccccttcctctccctggtGGATTGTTGCAGACAGGGtgttcttcttttcccttgcaCTCGGACCATCTGCTTGACCTTTCCCATTCATATTGCACATAGTATTTGGATAAATAATCCCCAGAAGCCTTTGAGATGGAGTCACGAGGGAGGGTTTGGGCAAAATGCTCAGTTTGGTGCAGTTGTTggtgtatttttcttcttgtgctgATCTCTGATGGCCCAGAGGTGGGCCTCTCAGGGAGTCCTGGCTTATTTCTGGAGATCGCTCTTTCTTCTGTAACTTGAGATATGGCTTTAAGTGCATACCAGAAACCCTGCAGAAACAGAAGTGGAAGAAGTTAGAGTTGCAAATTATGCCTGTCCAGAATGAGAGAAGGTGGTCCAGAGCAGGCACCAAGATGCCTCCTACTCCACATCAAGCAGCCCACACTTCAAAAGGAACCAcctgagaaaggaaaagtaaCATCCACCCTTGGAGAACTTCCTGCAATAGGATTATGATCTTAAGGATAGCAGAGATCTGTAAGAGAAATCCATTTCCAGAGAGTTGCAAGAAGAAATCCAAGCACTGAAATTCTACCTGTTGTATAAACATAGCTAGAGGTTCATTCTAGAGTTAAAGCCACCCTTCTTTGCCTTTGGTTATTAATCCAGTTGCAAGGCACATGTGGGTTCAAGGTTTAATCAATA comes from the Indicator indicator isolate 239-I01 chromosome 4, UM_Iind_1.1, whole genome shotgun sequence genome and includes:
- the FBXO34 gene encoding F-box only protein 34 → MKSSCRAGLHREPLNSTSSTFHQVKRVSGMHLKPYLKLQKKERSPEISQDSLRGPPLGHQRSAQEEKYTNNCTKLSILPKPSLVTPSQRLLGIIYPNTMCNMNGKGQADGPSAREKKNTLSATIHQGEEGEGPLDVWAVVKPGNTKEKIAFFAAQQCSGSNRLGSMKIKSTWDIDGRTAKRRKKSVDLKKAKIQLERMREVNSRCAQPEPFACGIEHCSVHYVNESSEGVFPGRSLSVIEMVAFLEQRASALLVDCAKTCTPASTTRLNAQPKAVLPSSDPFSAPGACEVYVERGPCGTSEQQQSEPVRVLDMVAKLESECLKRQSEREAGSLSRNNSFRRNVGRVLLANGTQPEGEVGKVSSGDLAPGDGLEEAGVAEAGYRGQCGPLGNSELWDGAASPRQPFSSGLDPRVGNVSAGLAHAVLAMTSGRSDSETHIETPRPLPPACPAAAGLAPGSLQNKNTTVDCMSKEPVLFPKQSLHPARKEPLCISISVTKTEKGCRKDKLSNSSSSEDPLPGRLFFLQADQPASHDQQLLRESTQEKSGKVAQNEDGDALVSDRPCVSSGVPTEPSALAIPPTEGALQVLDASCLKRQVSHDFLETRFKIQQLLEPQQYMAFLPHHIIVKIFGLLPTRSLVALKCTCYYFKFIIEYYNIRPADSRWVRDPRYREDPCKQCKKKYVKGDVSLCRWHPKPYCQALPYGPGYWMCCHRSQKGIPGCKLGLHDNHWVPACHSFNRAIHKKSKGAGAEVEEEY